In Caproicibacterium amylolyticum, a genomic segment contains:
- the rhaB gene encoding rhamnulokinase: MQTYYLAVDIGASSGRHILGHVENGRMLLEEIYRFDNTQIRQNGHDCWNLPALRQHILTGMKQCRLLGKVPVSLGIDTWAVDYVLLNEKKELLGDAVAYRDKRTAGMEKYAEALVKPQELYARTGIQKQPFNTLYQLLAQKREHPEQLHQAAHFVMLPEYFNFCLTGKLQNEYTNATSTGLVNAHTKTWDAQLLFQFGLPEKIFGSLAVPGTCVGSLTEEVQQQVGFNCTVVLPATHDTGSAFLAVPTKDEHSVFISSGTWSLLGVENSEPVTTEASRKANFTNEGGAWYRFRYLKNIMGLWMIQSIRRELNGVSYVQKNGSQSSNTGKKWSFDELAAAAEASDYCGIVDVDDERFLAPESMTAAVQEVCRTSGQPAPETVNDIMRCVYRSLAACYADSIHQLQQLAQKDYSSIYIVGGGCKDAYLNQLTADAAGLPVFAGPVEGTALGNLMVQMIAAGEYCSLREARAAVCSSFKIQCFAPVQEKRSYTRIKEGVCL; this comes from the coding sequence ATGCAAACCTATTATTTGGCGGTGGACATCGGTGCTTCCAGTGGGCGGCACATTCTTGGCCATGTGGAGAACGGCCGGATGCTGCTTGAGGAGATTTACCGCTTTGATAACACGCAGATTCGGCAGAACGGTCACGACTGCTGGAATCTGCCGGCACTGCGCCAGCACATTCTTACAGGTATGAAGCAGTGCCGGCTGCTTGGGAAAGTGCCGGTCAGTTTGGGCATAGACACTTGGGCGGTTGACTACGTGCTATTGAACGAAAAGAAAGAACTGCTTGGGGATGCGGTGGCCTACCGTGACAAGCGTACCGCAGGTATGGAAAAGTATGCGGAAGCACTGGTCAAACCGCAGGAACTTTATGCCAGAACAGGTATTCAGAAGCAGCCGTTTAATACGCTTTATCAGCTTTTAGCACAAAAAAGGGAGCATCCGGAGCAGCTACATCAGGCGGCACATTTCGTAATGCTGCCGGAATACTTTAATTTCTGCCTGACCGGTAAACTGCAGAATGAGTACACGAATGCTACCAGTACCGGTTTGGTAAATGCCCATACAAAAACGTGGGATGCACAGCTGCTTTTTCAGTTTGGTCTGCCGGAGAAAATTTTTGGTTCGCTTGCTGTACCGGGTACCTGCGTCGGTTCCTTAACTGAGGAGGTGCAGCAGCAGGTCGGCTTTAATTGTACAGTTGTACTGCCTGCTACGCACGACACCGGTTCAGCATTTTTGGCAGTACCAACGAAGGATGAACATTCGGTATTTATTTCTTCAGGCACATGGAGTCTGTTGGGTGTTGAGAATTCAGAGCCTGTTACAACGGAAGCATCCCGCAAGGCAAATTTCACAAATGAGGGTGGCGCATGGTACCGCTTCCGTTATTTAAAAAATATTATGGGCTTGTGGATGATCCAATCCATCCGGCGGGAGCTGAACGGTGTTTCTTATGTACAGAAAAATGGCAGCCAAAGCAGTAATACGGGCAAAAAATGGAGCTTTGATGAGTTGGCTGCTGCTGCGGAAGCATCTGATTACTGCGGTATTGTTGACGTGGATGATGAGCGATTCCTTGCGCCGGAAAGTATGACTGCAGCCGTACAGGAGGTTTGCCGTACTTCCGGGCAGCCTGCGCCGGAAACGGTGAATGACATCATGCGCTGCGTTTACCGTAGCTTGGCGGCGTGCTATGCGGACAGTATTCATCAGCTTCAGCAGTTGGCACAAAAAGACTACAGCAGCATATACATTGTGGGCGGCGGATGCAAAGATGCTTATTTAAACCAGCTGACCGCAGATGCAGCAGGCTTGCCGGTCTTTGCCGGACCGGTGGAGGGAACTGCACTGGGAAACCTGATGGTGCAGATGATTGCGGCAGGAGAATACTGTTCTCTGCGGGAAGCACGCGCAGCTGTGTGCAGCAGTTTTAAAATTCAGTGCTTTGCACCCGTGCAGGAAAAGAGAAGTTATACAAGAATCAAAGAAGGAGTCTGTTTATGA
- a CDS encoding AraC family transcriptional regulator, protein MLSCNLDLEPHSVWLRTTPGAAALAQPYRCTEAGLFYGGARFSTARTEKNSYILFFTLKGAGLIEQGETTLLLPPGQALLLNCRQPQSYCTAPEHGCWHHYWAHIDGSGVQAVEKILNPHHITAVPLSELTAREPFEQLLSCITSETMPSILRQSLAVHTILSTMAVQSLENDAAASNRALVQQAAEHIRAYYAKPLSLDRLVADAHISKSYFLRLFRQYIGTTPYNFLLCCRITRAKELLVTTDLPVGEVARSTGFVNEANFSTRFSAMAKQSPLQYRRAARRGN, encoded by the coding sequence ATGCTTTCCTGCAATCTGGATTTAGAACCACACAGTGTCTGGCTGCGCACAACACCGGGTGCAGCAGCGTTAGCGCAACCCTACCGCTGTACAGAAGCAGGGCTGTTTTACGGCGGCGCACGCTTCTCAACCGCGCGTACGGAAAAAAATAGTTATATTCTGTTTTTTACGCTGAAAGGTGCCGGGCTGATTGAGCAGGGTGAAACCACCCTGCTGCTGCCGCCCGGTCAGGCACTGCTGCTGAACTGCCGCCAACCCCAGAGTTACTGCACTGCGCCGGAGCACGGCTGCTGGCACCATTACTGGGCACATATTGACGGGAGCGGTGTGCAGGCAGTGGAAAAGATATTAAATCCGCATCATATCACTGCTGTACCACTTTCTGAGCTGACCGCGCGTGAGCCCTTTGAGCAGCTGCTTTCCTGTATTACCAGTGAAACAATGCCTTCCATACTCCGGCAAAGTCTGGCTGTTCACACAATTCTCTCAACGATGGCAGTACAGTCTTTGGAGAATGATGCGGCCGCCTCAAATCGTGCGTTGGTTCAGCAAGCAGCGGAACATATACGTGCTTACTATGCTAAACCGCTTTCACTGGACAGGCTGGTTGCTGATGCACACATCAGCAAGTCTTATTTTCTGCGGCTGTTCCGGCAGTACATCGGCACAACACCTTACAATTTTCTGCTGTGCTGCCGCATTACCCGTGCAAAAGAACTTTTGGTAACGACCGACCTGCCTGTGGGTGAAGTTGCACGCAGCACCGGATTTGTAAACGAAGCAAACTTTTCCACGAGATTCTCCGCCATGGCAAAGCAAAGCCCCCTGCAGTACCGCAGAGCAGCACGGCGGGGGAACTGA